The genomic DNA TCAAGATGACCCAATTAAAAAGCCAAATTCATTAGTCGCGCGTATGACTATGCTAGCTGATACAGTGGAGGCTGCTCTTTCTGGCCGACAAATTCAACCAGTACTCGTTGAAAGGTATAAAGATGCACAATAGACAATAGAGGTAATATGCCCTCATCCAATTCTAGCAATAGACTAAAAGCCGTGTTACAAGGAAAAATAGATTCCTTTGCACGGCTTAAATAAAAAATGTACTTCATTAATGCATGAATATGTTAAAATAGATGTTATTATATAGCCATGGAACAGAATGGCGGTAAAAAGGACATTTATTACATGTTGATGTTTTTAATAATGTGATAAATGTTTTACTAGAATTCATATCGATCTTTAGAGATACTGGAAGGGGAATAACGAAATGGCATTATCAGAAAAAGGATTTCATGTAGCTGTTGTGGGAGCAACAGGAGCAGTAGGTCAACAAATGATTCAAACTCTTGAAAATAGAGAATTCCCAATCTCAAAATTAACGTTATTATCATCACCACGTTCAGCAGGTAGTAAAGTCCTTTTTAGAGGTGCAGAACATACGGTTCAAGTAGCAAAGCCAGAGAGCTTTGAAGGGGTCGATATTGCGTTATTTAGTGCAGGTGGAAGCGTATCACTTGAACTAGCACCAGAAGCGGTTAAGCATGGTGCTATTGTTGTAGATAACACAAGTGCATTCCGCATGGATGAAAATGTTCCTCTTGTTGTACCTGAAGTCAATGAAATGGATTTACATGAACATAAAGGAATTATTGCTAATCCGAATTGTTCTACGATCCAAATGGTCGTAGCACTAGAACCACTTCGTAAGCAATATGGTTTAAATAAAATTATCGTTTCAACGTATCAAGCCGTTTCTGGATCGGGTGCGGCAGCAGTGGAAGAGTTGTACGAGCAAACAAAAGCAATTGTATCTAATGAAAATTACGAACCAAAAATCTTACCAGTAAAATCTGATAAGAAACATTATCAAATTGCTTTTAATGCGATTCCACAAATTGATAAATTCCAAGAAAACGGATTTACGTATGAAGAGATGAAAATGATCAATGAAACAAAGAAAATTATGCACTTACCAGAAATCCAAGTAGCAGCTACTTGCGTCCGTCTCCCAGTTGCAACAGGTCACTCTGAGTCATTGTTTGTTGAAGTAGACCAAGCGGG from Robertmurraya sp. FSL R5-0851 includes the following:
- the asd gene encoding aspartate-semialdehyde dehydrogenase, producing MALSEKGFHVAVVGATGAVGQQMIQTLENREFPISKLTLLSSPRSAGSKVLFRGAEHTVQVAKPESFEGVDIALFSAGGSVSLELAPEAVKHGAIVVDNTSAFRMDENVPLVVPEVNEMDLHEHKGIIANPNCSTIQMVVALEPLRKQYGLNKIIVSTYQAVSGSGAAAVEELYEQTKAIVSNENYEPKILPVKSDKKHYQIAFNAIPQIDKFQENGFTYEEMKMINETKKIMHLPEIQVAATCVRLPVATGHSESLFVEVDQAGVTAQDVKNLLENAPGVVLQDDPENQLYPMPANCVGKNDVFVGRIRKDLDNEKGFHMWVVSDNLLKGAAWNSVQIAESLVKLGIVK